In Porites lutea chromosome 7, jaPorLute2.1, whole genome shotgun sequence, a single window of DNA contains:
- the LOC140943494 gene encoding uncharacterized protein: MVYIRNSIPSHRIRVKSNEVEAILLDIQLGQQYMSLLCAYKPPAVTNNTFTNEMYALLDSAIANRSNVMCLGDLNCDTLHSLDGGKEGRTWLDICDIYDMVNLITEPTRICKTKESCLDIIATNAPVFELQSGTIEAGLSDHKLVYTVLNRKVMKPKTLITIGRCFKQFDEKAFNCDLECVPFDVAYVFDDINDTCWAWEKMYTDVLNDHAPIKSRKIRSAPGQSKFITPEIRKAMWKRNALKRKYYKTRSSVDWEAFRTQRNRVVSMRRKSVVNYFDRLCVSRAGNPREFWRAVRPFMHVKKSVPEQCITLKDQETVIRDQNQVAETMNKYFTNIIKDLKLDEHLSFRTQSHFPKIHGANGTSPKMNTFNFHLTTFGVVGEILKNIKPNKAQGYDLIPPSVVKASYQTIARPLSNLINTVITRSEVPDTWKHGQITPLHKKDSVLDKANYRPVTVLPVFGKVFERIAHMQMSDHFEPIFHKYMFAYRKFHGCSTALLTLTEQWKEELDRHKVIGAVAMDLSKAFDCLPHDLILEKLEFYGLSAKSISLLRSYLSSRYQRVKLGNTFSSWIGVSAGVPQGSILGPLLFNIFMNDLVYTIENSKMLNYADDTKIYLSHSEPQFVEGGINRDLESARLWFKENGMMPNPKKYQAIVLGRKGCDINFQCANETIPTSNEINLLGVTLDSKLKFDAHVASVCRKVGGQSFTSEVKATISSQESQPPPIQRQVDQSTASEAVEINITEPFQRIFTMVYSVVNHSHDSKRTINIISGIKTIIANEPSERRRSDGEAAAE, from the exons CCAACAACACATTTACTAACGAAATGTATGCACTCCTGGACTCGGCGATTGCTAACAGATCAAATGTTATGTGTTTAGGTGACCTAAATTGCGATACGCTGCATTCCCTAGACGGCGGAAAGGAAGGAAGAACATGGCTAGACATCTGCGATATTTACGACATGGTAAATCTTATAACTGAACCAACTAGAATATGCAAAACCAAAGAATCGTGCTTGGACATAATTGCCACGAACGCTCCTGTATTTGAATTACAATCAGGGACAATCGAGGCAGGCTTGAGTGATCACAAACTGGTCTACACTGTTTTGAATAGAAAGGTAATGAAGCCGAAAACTCTTATTACAATCGGAAGGTGTTTCAAGCAATTTGATGAAAAAGCCTTTAATTGTGATCTTGAGTGTGTGCCTTTTGACGTGGCCTATGTTTTTGATGACATAAATGATACATGCTGGGCATGGGAGAAAATGTACACAGATGTTTTGAACGACCACGCTCCGATTAAATCCAGAAAGATCAGGTCAGCTCCTGGACAATCCAAGTTTATTACTCCTGAGATCAGGAAAGCAATGTGGAAAAGAAATGCGTTGAAACGAAAATACTACAAGACAAGGTCATCAGTTGACTGGGAAGCATTTAGAACACAGAGGAATCGAGTAGTTTCCATGCGTCGTAAATCGGTCGTAAATTACTTCGATCGCCTGTGCGTTTCTCGCGCAGGAAATCCGAGGGAATTTTGGAGAGCGGTACGGCCTTTTATGCATGTCAAGAAGAGTGTACCGGAACAATGTATAACCCTGAAGGATCAAGAGACAGTCATACGTGATCAAAATCAAGTAGCAGAGACAATGAACAAGTATTTTACAAACATAATAAAGGATCTAAAGTTGGACGAACACCTTTCTTTCCGTACACAGTCACATTTTCCTAAAATACATGGTGCAAATGGTACATCACCAAAAATGAACACGTTTAATTTTCACCTAACGACTTTCGGCGTTGTGGGTGAAATATTGAAGAATATCAAGCCTAATAAAGCGCAGGGTTACGACCTCATTCCCCCTAGTGTTGTTAAAGCATCTTACCAAACGATTGCAAGACCTCTTAGCAATTTGATAAATACTGTCATCACAAGATCTGAGGTCCCCGACACATGGAAACACGGTCAAATCACACCCCTTCACAAGAAAGATAGTGTTTTGGACAAGGCGAATTATAGACCAGTTACAGTACTGCCGGTTTTTGGCAAGGTGTTTGAACGCATTGCACATATGCAAATGTCGGATCACTTTGAGCCAATTTTTCACAAATATATGTTTGCATATCGTAAATTTCATGGCTGTTCTACGGCGTTGCTAACATTAACAGAGCAATGGAAGGAAGAGCTTGACAGGCATAAAGTGATAGGCGCTGTCGCTATGGATCTAAGTAAAGCTTTTGATTGCTTACCACATGACCTTATTCTTGAAAAGTTGGAATTTTATGGACTTAGTGCTAAATCAATTTCTCTTTTGCGCAGCTACTTGTCATCGAGATATCAACGGGTTAAACTCGGAAATACCTTCTCGAGCTGGATAGGTGTGTCTGCAGGGGTACCTCAAGGCAGCATTCTCGGACCTTTGTTGTTCAACATCTTTATGAACGATTTAGTGTATACGATTGAAAATTCCAAAATGTTAAATTATGCTGACGATACCAAGATTTATCTATCACACAGCGAACCTCAATTTGTAGAAGGTGGAATTAATCGGGACTTAGAAAGTGCAAGGCTATGGTTCAAAGAAAACGGCATGATGCCcaaccctaaaaaatatcagGCAATAGTTTTGGGCAGAAAAGGTTGTGATATTAACTTTCAATGTGCTAACGAAACGATACCCACGTCAAATGAGATTAACTTACTAGGTGTAACGTTGGATAGCAAGCTCAAATTTGATGcacatgttgcgtccgtgtgTCGCAAAGTAGGGGGGCAG AGCTTCACTAGTGAAGTAAAAGCCACAATATCCAGTCAAGAGTCGCAGCCTCCTCCAATCCAACGACAAGTTGATCAGTCGACAGCCAGCGAAGCTGTAGAGATCAATATAACGGAACCATTCCAAC GAATCTTCACTATGGTTTACAGTGTTGTTAATCATAGCCATGATTCCAAAAGGACCATtaacatcatctctggaatcaaAACCATAATTGCCAACGAGCCATCCGAGCGAAGACGCTCGGATGGCGAGGCGGCAGCAGAATAG